The following coding sequences are from one Streptomyces sp. NBC_01294 window:
- a CDS encoding FGGY family carbohydrate kinase — protein sequence MTGPVLAVDQGTSGTKALVVCPVRGVIGSASAPVRPRYLPGGRVEVDPGELLDSVVDAGRAALAAAGEPVVAVGLANQGETVLAWDPASGEPLTDAIVWQDRRAEQLCTELAPHAASLQEWTGLPLDPYFAAPKMAWIRRNLTRQGVVTTSDVWLVHRLTGAFVTDAATAGRTQLLDLDTVDWSPAALDAFGLTGERLPEVVDADTHVGTTTAFGPPLPLTGLLVDQQAALLAQRVTEPGTAKCTYGTGAFLLAQSGPRPLRSTSGLVGCVAWRLGGETSYCLDGQVYTAASAVRWLTDLGVISGAEDIDPVGGSAPDAGGVTFVPALAGLAAPWWRGDLRGSVTGLGLDTTAGHLVRALCDGIAAQVAELADAVAADLGAPLTALRVDGGLTRSALLMQAQADLLQIPVEVSALPDVTALGVGAVARLGLDPSLTVHEAVPEWKPSAVYEPRAGSGQAAERRARFRTAVSALLDGPA from the coding sequence ATGACGGGCCCGGTGCTCGCTGTGGACCAGGGCACGTCGGGAACCAAGGCCCTCGTCGTCTGTCCCGTACGCGGGGTCATCGGCTCCGCCTCCGCCCCCGTACGGCCCCGGTACCTGCCGGGCGGCCGTGTGGAGGTCGACCCCGGCGAGCTGCTGGACTCGGTCGTCGACGCGGGGCGGGCCGCCCTGGCGGCGGCCGGCGAGCCGGTGGTGGCGGTGGGCCTGGCCAACCAGGGCGAGACCGTACTCGCCTGGGACCCGGCGAGCGGTGAGCCGCTGACCGACGCGATCGTCTGGCAGGACCGCCGCGCCGAGCAGCTGTGCACGGAACTGGCCCCGCACGCCGCCTCGTTACAGGAGTGGACGGGGCTGCCGCTCGACCCGTACTTCGCCGCGCCGAAGATGGCCTGGATACGCCGCAACCTGACCCGGCAGGGAGTCGTGACGACCAGCGACGTGTGGCTGGTGCACCGGCTCACCGGCGCCTTCGTCACCGACGCGGCCACGGCGGGCCGCACCCAGCTGCTCGACCTCGACACCGTCGACTGGTCGCCGGCGGCGCTCGACGCCTTCGGCCTCACCGGCGAGCGGCTGCCGGAAGTCGTCGACGCGGACACCCATGTCGGCACCACCACCGCGTTCGGACCCCCGCTGCCGCTGACGGGGCTGCTCGTCGACCAGCAGGCCGCGCTGCTCGCCCAGCGCGTCACCGAGCCCGGTACCGCCAAGTGCACCTACGGCACGGGGGCGTTCCTCCTCGCGCAGAGCGGGCCGCGCCCCCTGCGCAGCACCTCCGGACTCGTCGGCTGCGTCGCCTGGCGGCTCGGCGGGGAGACCAGCTACTGCCTGGACGGGCAGGTGTACACGGCCGCCTCCGCCGTGCGGTGGCTCACCGACCTCGGCGTGATCTCCGGCGCGGAGGACATCGACCCGGTGGGCGGCAGCGCCCCGGACGCCGGCGGCGTCACCTTCGTCCCCGCGCTCGCCGGGCTCGCCGCCCCCTGGTGGCGCGGCGACCTGCGGGGTTCGGTCACCGGCCTCGGCCTCGACACGACCGCGGGGCACCTCGTTCGCGCGCTGTGCGACGGCATAGCCGCGCAGGTGGCGGAGCTCGCGGACGCGGTCGCCGCCGATCTGGGCGCGCCCCTGACCGCCCTGCGCGTCGACGGCGGGCTGACCCGGTCCGCGCTGCTCATGCAGGCGCAGGCCGACCTGCTGCAGATCCCCGTCGAGGTGTCCGCGCTGCCGGACGTCACCGCGCTCGGCGTCGGCGCGGTCGCCCGGCTCGGGCTCGACCCCTCGCTCACCGTGCACGAGGCCGTCCCGGAGTGGAAGCCGTCCGCCGTCTACGAGCCGCGGGCCGGTTCCGGGCAGGCGGCGGAGCGCCGCGCACGGTTCCGTACGGCGGTCTCCGCCCTGCTCGACGGCCCGGCATGA
- a CDS encoding NAD(P)/FAD-dependent oxidoreductase, translating into MVDVLVVGAGPAGLALAARLAAAGAGRVEVLEREPEAGGMPRHLHHGGFGRPPRPWLRGPEHARRSAEAAVAAGAAVRTGVTATGWAGPLSLDTTSPAGLERITARAVVLATGARERPRSARLVPGSRPQGVLTTGELLQSVHRYGLPVGRRAVVVGAGPVARHAVGTLRRAGTDVVAMVTELPRATAVPGVPLLTATTVGELRGRGRLTGVAVRHRDGRSGVLACDTVVFTGDWIPDHELARRGGVPLDPGTRGPCVDASFRTSVPGVFAVGNALHGIERAATAAGEGAAAAAPVLAHLAGAPWPEPGPPLKVRAPFLWVTPNRVTGPGTAGRPLLLRSGEPLTGPVVTVGQDGRLLWRRRIIGPVSPSRSLRLPPDWTNRVDRSGGPVVVALG; encoded by the coding sequence CTGGTCGACGTCCTCGTCGTCGGCGCCGGCCCCGCCGGGCTGGCCCTCGCCGCCCGGCTGGCGGCCGCGGGCGCCGGACGGGTCGAGGTCCTGGAACGCGAGCCGGAGGCGGGCGGAATGCCGCGTCACCTCCACCACGGCGGCTTCGGCAGGCCCCCGCGCCCCTGGCTCCGCGGTCCCGAGCACGCACGGCGGTCGGCGGAGGCCGCGGTCGCCGCCGGGGCCGCGGTCCGCACCGGCGTCACCGCCACCGGCTGGGCCGGCCCGCTGTCCCTGGACACCACGAGCCCGGCGGGCCTGGAGCGGATCACGGCCCGCGCCGTGGTCCTCGCCACGGGCGCCCGGGAGCGACCCCGCAGCGCCCGGCTGGTCCCGGGATCCCGCCCGCAGGGCGTGCTGACCACCGGGGAGCTGCTGCAGTCGGTCCACCGGTACGGGCTGCCCGTCGGCCGGCGGGCCGTGGTCGTGGGCGCCGGGCCGGTGGCCCGCCACGCGGTGGGCACGCTGCGCCGGGCGGGTACGGACGTGGTGGCGATGGTCACCGAGCTCCCGCGCGCCACCGCCGTACCGGGGGTCCCGCTGCTCACGGCGACGACGGTGGGCGAACTGCGCGGCCGGGGCCGGCTGACCGGCGTGGCCGTCCGGCACCGGGACGGCAGGTCGGGGGTCCTGGCCTGCGACACGGTGGTCTTCACCGGCGACTGGATCCCCGATCACGAGCTGGCCCGCCGCGGCGGCGTCCCCCTGGACCCCGGCACCCGGGGCCCCTGCGTGGACGCGTCCTTCCGTACGTCGGTGCCGGGCGTCTTCGCGGTCGGCAACGCCCTCCACGGCATCGAGCGCGCGGCCACCGCGGCCGGGGAGGGCGCCGCCGCGGCGGCCCCCGTGCTGGCCCACCTGGCGGGCGCCCCCTGGCCGGAGCCCGGCCCGCCGCTGAAGGTCCGGGCCCCCTTCCTGTGGGTGACGCCGAACCGGGTCACGGGACCGGGCACCGCCGGGAGGCCGCTCTTGCTCCGGTCCGGGGAGCCGTTGACCGGCCCGGTGGTGACGGTGGGCCAGGACGGCCGGCTGCTGTGGCGGCGTCGCATCATCGGCCCGGTGTCCCCGTCCCGCTCGCTGCGCCTGCCACCGGACTGGACGAACCGGGTCGACCGGTCCGGCGGCCCGGTCGTGGTGGCCCTCGGCTGA
- a CDS encoding carbonic anhydrase produces the protein MTVNAAEGRGAPGRRRLVRAVLTGAAAVGAGLVAGTPGTPTPSRAGGASAARPTTPETALNVLAAGNARWRTLHETHPDETRTVRRTLVRGQHPFAVVLGCVDSRVPPELVFDQGLGDLLTVRSAGEVLDEAVLGSIAYGVLELGIPLVVVLGHQSCGAVAAAVNAAEGGAPLPGHMQYLVDQIRPAIDRTLRGPARIDAAITTNVRLVRSRLAAEPELAAKVAAGKLAVVGARYELTSQRVRRIP, from the coding sequence ATGACGGTGAATGCTGCTGAAGGTCGCGGGGCCCCCGGGCGGCGCCGGCTGGTCCGGGCGGTGCTGACGGGCGCGGCGGCCGTGGGCGCCGGGCTGGTGGCCGGTACCCCCGGCACCCCGACCCCCTCCCGCGCCGGCGGGGCGAGCGCTGCGCGGCCGACCACGCCCGAGACCGCGCTCAACGTGCTGGCGGCGGGGAACGCGCGCTGGCGGACCCTTCACGAAACGCATCCCGACGAGACGCGGACCGTGCGGCGCACGCTGGTCCGCGGCCAGCACCCGTTCGCCGTCGTCCTCGGCTGCGTCGATTCCCGCGTACCGCCCGAGCTGGTCTTCGACCAGGGACTCGGCGACCTCCTCACCGTGCGCTCGGCGGGCGAGGTCCTGGACGAGGCGGTGCTCGGGAGCATCGCGTACGGGGTCCTCGAACTGGGCATCCCGCTGGTCGTCGTCCTGGGGCACCAGTCCTGCGGGGCCGTCGCCGCGGCCGTCAACGCCGCCGAGGGCGGGGCGCCGCTCCCCGGACACATGCAGTACCTGGTCGATCAGATCCGGCCCGCGATCGACCGTACGCTCCGGGGGCCCGCGCGGATCGACGCGGCGATCACCACGAACGTCCGGCTGGTGCGGTCGCGGCTGGCCGCGGAACCCGAACTGGCGGCCAAGGTCGCGGCCGGGAAGCTGGCCGTCGTCGGAGCCCGGTACGAACTCACCAGCCAGCGGGTGCGCCGGATCCCCTGA
- a CDS encoding DUF7144 family membrane protein, giving the protein MASDATRAQASRPQPSPWHAPTSGTTIAAAALMIFGGVMAIFEGISALAKDNLLVVTRHYLFEFNLTAWGWVHLIVGILLVVGGCAVITGALWARYFGVFIAGLGAIANFLWLPFYPLWALILVVVNLFVVWALCTGMHREADSGSTA; this is encoded by the coding sequence ATGGCCAGTGACGCCACCAGAGCCCAAGCCAGTCGCCCGCAGCCGAGCCCCTGGCATGCGCCCACATCCGGTACGACCATCGCGGCGGCCGCCCTGATGATCTTCGGCGGGGTGATGGCGATCTTCGAGGGGATCTCGGCCCTCGCCAAGGACAACCTGCTCGTCGTGACGCGCCACTACCTGTTCGAGTTCAACCTGACGGCCTGGGGCTGGGTACACCTCATCGTGGGCATCCTCCTCGTCGTCGGCGGCTGCGCGGTGATCACCGGCGCCCTGTGGGCGCGCTACTTCGGGGTGTTCATCGCCGGCCTGGGCGCGATCGCCAACTTCCTGTGGCTCCCGTTCTACCCCTTGTGGGCGCTGATCCTGGTCGTCGTGAACCTCTTCGTCGTCTGGGCCCTGTGCACGGGCATGCACCGGGAAGCGGACTCCGGCTCGACGGCCTGA
- a CDS encoding flavin monoamine oxidase family protein: protein MIIDSAPVPDSPNEPAPEPARRPSRRTVIAGAAAVAGAGALTVAAASAETSRTPSGSAHSDWETCLTIARAILVRDDDDEPLVPRYADILLKHGLPRSRTRKKVLIVGAGPAGLTAAHLLRGAGHEVTVIEANGNRVGGRIKTFRTGGHEKSPAAFADPKQYAEAGAMRIPDSHPLVTGLIDSLGLKRRRFHLVDVDGSGRPAYRTWIFVNGIRVRRADYARSPQALNRSFGVPAAYEGIPAAQIVRNAFAPVRKEIDGKKDKALVEGWARVIQRYGHMSMYRYLTEEAKLDERTIDLIGTVENLTSRLHLAFVHSFIGASLISPDTAFFELPGGTATLADALYDRVKDVVRLDRRATRITHGEGKVTVDTVSEGRGGAAVQRETFTGDTAIITVPFSGLRHIPVAPALSYGKRRAITELHYDAATKVLLEFGRRWWEFDEAGWKRELEAVQPGLYRKYQLGQTPQDGSLLGAHSSVTRSHISGAQRAHYAACRPVTRDQPEAAGVIGGGSATDNPNRFMFQPSYPVEGSPGGVVLASYSWSDDALKWDSLDDAERYPRALAGLQEVFGQRIEVFYTGVGRTQSWMRDPYAYGEASVLLPGQHTELFPHVRSAEGNLHFAGCHTSIKPAWIEGALESAVRTALEVHSTL from the coding sequence ATGATCATCGACTCTGCCCCCGTGCCCGACTCTCCGAACGAGCCCGCTCCGGAGCCCGCCCGCCGCCCCTCCCGCCGCACCGTCATCGCGGGCGCCGCCGCCGTCGCGGGAGCCGGTGCGCTCACGGTCGCCGCCGCGTCCGCCGAGACCTCGCGGACGCCGTCCGGCTCCGCACACTCCGACTGGGAGACGTGCCTGACCATCGCCCGGGCCATCCTCGTACGGGACGATGACGACGAGCCCCTGGTACCCCGTTACGCGGACATCCTCCTGAAGCACGGCCTGCCCCGGTCCCGCACCCGCAAGAAGGTGCTGATCGTCGGCGCCGGGCCCGCCGGGCTCACCGCCGCCCACCTGTTGCGCGGGGCCGGGCACGAGGTCACCGTCATCGAGGCCAACGGCAACCGGGTGGGCGGCCGGATCAAGACCTTCCGTACCGGTGGCCACGAGAAGTCCCCCGCCGCCTTCGCCGACCCCAAGCAGTACGCCGAGGCCGGCGCCATGCGGATCCCCGACAGTCACCCGCTGGTCACCGGACTGATCGACAGCCTCGGCCTGAAGCGCCGGCGCTTCCACCTGGTCGACGTCGACGGCTCCGGCCGCCCCGCCTACCGCACGTGGATCTTCGTCAACGGCATCCGCGTCCGGCGCGCCGACTACGCGCGCAGCCCGCAGGCACTCAACCGCTCCTTCGGAGTCCCGGCGGCCTACGAGGGGATTCCCGCCGCGCAGATCGTGCGGAACGCCTTCGCCCCGGTACGCAAGGAGATCGACGGGAAGAAGGACAAGGCCCTCGTCGAGGGCTGGGCACGCGTCATCCAGCGCTACGGCCACATGTCGATGTACCGCTACCTCACCGAGGAGGCGAAGCTCGACGAGCGGACGATCGACCTGATCGGAACCGTCGAGAACCTCACCTCCCGGCTGCACCTCGCCTTCGTGCACAGCTTCATCGGCGCCTCGCTGATCAGCCCGGACACCGCCTTCTTCGAACTGCCCGGCGGCACCGCCACCTTGGCCGACGCGCTCTACGACCGGGTGAAGGACGTCGTACGGCTCGACCGCCGCGCCACCCGCATCACGCACGGGGAGGGCAAGGTCACCGTCGACACCGTCTCCGAGGGCCGCGGCGGCGCCGCCGTGCAGCGCGAGACGTTCACCGGCGACACCGCGATCATCACCGTCCCCTTCTCCGGCCTGCGCCACATCCCGGTCGCGCCCGCGCTCTCCTACGGCAAGCGGCGCGCGATCACCGAACTGCACTACGACGCGGCCACCAAGGTGCTGCTGGAATTCGGCCGCCGCTGGTGGGAGTTCGACGAGGCCGGCTGGAAGCGCGAACTGGAGGCCGTACAGCCCGGTCTGTACCGCAAGTACCAGCTCGGGCAGACCCCGCAGGACGGCTCCCTGCTGGGCGCCCACTCCTCCGTCACCAGGAGCCACATCTCCGGCGCCCAGCGGGCCCACTACGCGGCCTGCCGCCCCGTCACCCGCGACCAGCCCGAGGCCGCCGGGGTCATCGGCGGCGGTTCGGCCACCGACAACCCCAACCGCTTCATGTTCCAGCCCTCCTACCCCGTCGAGGGCAGCCCGGGCGGGGTCGTGCTCGCCTCCTACAGCTGGTCGGACGACGCCCTGAAGTGGGACTCCCTGGACGACGCGGAGCGCTACCCGCGGGCGCTCGCCGGGCTCCAGGAGGTGTTCGGGCAGCGGATCGAGGTGTTCTACACCGGTGTCGGGCGCACCCAGTCCTGGATGCGCGACCCGTACGCCTACGGCGAGGCCTCCGTCCTGCTGCCCGGCCAGCACACCGAGCTCTTCCCGCACGTCCGCAGCGCCGAGGGCAACCTGCACTTCGCCGGCTGCCACACCTCCATCAAGCCGGCGTGGATCGAAGGGGCTCTGGAATCCGCGGTACGGACCGCCCTGGAGGTCCACTCGACGCTCTGA
- a CDS encoding FAD-dependent oxidoreductase, which produces MTVTTDGPLPGGNGNGNGNVNVNGDAYDVTVVGAGVVGSAIARELARLPLRIALIDASDDVGNGTSKANTAILHTGFDAVPGSLESRLVREGQRLLASYAAESGIPVEPLGALLVAWNEEQYAALPGLADKAVRNGYRSARILPAEEVRAREPELGPGVLGALHVPDEAVICPWTTTLAYATQAVRAGVDLHLNCPVRSVTPGAPHTLATGRGPLRTRHLVNAAGLYADEIDRMLGHADFTVTPRRGQLIVFDELARGLVRHILLPVPDARGKGVLVTPTVYGNVMLGPTAEDLDDKTATGSTADGLALLREKGRRILPALLEEEVTAVYAGLRAATGQEDYAIRAHPAQRCVTVGGIRSTGLTASMAIAAHVVELLAEGGLPVAGAQEPAPVRMPNLGEAFPRPYRDAAMIAADPEYGRIVCHCERVTRGEIRDALAGTVPPGSPDGLRRRTRARGGRCQGFHCGAAVRAMFEEARR; this is translated from the coding sequence ATGACCGTCACCACCGACGGCCCGCTGCCCGGCGGCAACGGCAACGGCAACGGCAACGTCAACGTCAACGGCGACGCGTACGACGTGACGGTCGTCGGCGCCGGCGTGGTCGGCTCGGCCATCGCCCGCGAACTGGCCCGGCTCCCCCTGCGGATCGCCCTGATCGACGCGTCCGACGACGTCGGCAACGGCACCTCCAAGGCCAACACCGCCATCCTGCACACCGGTTTCGACGCCGTGCCCGGCTCCCTGGAGTCCCGCCTCGTCCGGGAGGGGCAGCGGCTGCTCGCCTCGTACGCCGCCGAGAGCGGCATCCCGGTGGAACCGCTCGGGGCGCTGCTCGTCGCCTGGAACGAGGAGCAGTACGCGGCCCTGCCCGGCCTCGCCGACAAGGCCGTACGCAACGGCTACCGCTCGGCCCGGATCCTCCCGGCCGAGGAGGTACGGGCCCGCGAGCCGGAGCTCGGACCCGGCGTGCTGGGGGCGCTCCACGTGCCGGACGAGGCCGTCATCTGCCCCTGGACGACCACCCTCGCGTACGCGACGCAGGCCGTGCGCGCCGGTGTCGACCTGCACCTCAACTGCCCGGTGCGGTCGGTCACCCCGGGCGCACCGCACACGCTGGCCACCGGCCGCGGCCCGCTGCGCACCCGGCACCTGGTCAACGCGGCCGGCCTGTACGCCGACGAGATCGACCGGATGCTCGGCCACGCGGACTTCACCGTGACGCCCCGGCGCGGTCAGCTGATCGTCTTCGACGAACTCGCCCGCGGCCTCGTACGCCACATCCTGCTGCCGGTGCCGGACGCGCGCGGCAAGGGAGTGCTGGTGACGCCGACCGTGTACGGGAACGTGATGCTCGGGCCGACCGCCGAGGACCTGGACGACAAGACGGCCACCGGGTCGACCGCCGACGGGCTCGCGCTGCTGCGGGAGAAGGGCCGGCGGATCCTGCCGGCGCTCCTGGAGGAGGAGGTCACCGCCGTCTACGCCGGGCTGCGGGCGGCCACCGGGCAGGAGGACTACGCGATCCGGGCGCATCCCGCGCAGCGGTGCGTCACCGTGGGCGGGATCCGCTCCACGGGCCTGACCGCCTCGATGGCGATCGCCGCCCACGTGGTGGAGCTGCTCGCCGAGGGCGGGCTGCCGGTGGCCGGCGCGCAGGAGCCGGCCCCGGTGCGGATGCCGAACCTCGGCGAGGCGTTCCCCCGCCCGTACCGCGACGCGGCGATGATCGCGGCGGATCCGGAGTACGGCCGGATCGTCTGCCACTGCGAGCGCGTCACCCGCGGGGAGATCCGCGACGCGCTCGCCGGGACCGTCCCGCCCGGCTCGCCGGACGGCCTGCGGCGGCGCACGCGCGCCCGGGGCGGCCGCTGCCAGGGCTTCCACTGCGGGGCCGCCGTCCGCGCCATGTTCGAGGAGGCCCGCCGGTGA